A window of Aerococcus urinae contains these coding sequences:
- a CDS encoding lipopolysaccharide biosynthesis protein encodes MSKKQPSSAKSVLINSGIYSITSILQKAIGFILLPLYTLYLTPEDYGIVGVVNSLTQVLTLLFTFSLNSAVQRYFYRYRENWPQLQSFYGTIMLFIMGNSLFLGGLIILFKDILVEPFVDGIAFYPYIFMGIITVIVNPIYNIYQTLLQTMEQAKAYAINSLLNFAMMVACNILFIVVFQWGATGQLLSYLITGFTFGLYALISLYQRGIIRFNFQWNYLKEALSYSIPLLPHLMSTQIADFVSRLFLNNQVSTASAGLYTTASQFMLIIDTMQYSVNSAYVPWFYSLMDLGGQHKKKAIQFADVLSRIYLIISLGMSLFIKEVIQIFIADGYLLAWTLVPIILVAYQIRSVYLFYVNTLFYNTKATRYIFIATLSGSLLSVFLTATLTQYLGLLTPAIVLLIQWTVIAIIIYVLSRKIEPVNFKIKKMLLYIAILVLVSGVGLFYDIAHPTGPLIWQNLLYKIVLYLVTTIVLVYREIPTIKALFTDFIGKKLNSGD; translated from the coding sequence ATGTCAAAGAAGCAACCCTCTTCAGCAAAGAGTGTATTAATAAATTCTGGAATTTATTCGATCACCTCGATTTTGCAAAAAGCGATTGGATTTATTTTACTTCCTTTATATACTTTATACCTTACTCCTGAAGACTATGGGATTGTTGGTGTGGTTAATTCATTGACCCAGGTATTAACCTTATTGTTCACTTTTTCTCTAAATAGTGCAGTCCAACGTTATTTTTACCGCTATCGGGAAAATTGGCCCCAATTACAATCCTTTTACGGGACCATTATGCTCTTTATTATGGGTAATAGCCTCTTTTTAGGGGGCTTAATTATCCTATTTAAGGATATCCTTGTTGAACCCTTTGTTGATGGGATCGCCTTCTATCCCTATATTTTTATGGGGATCATTACCGTCATTGTTAATCCAATTTATAATATTTATCAAACCTTATTGCAAACTATGGAACAAGCCAAGGCCTATGCCATTAACAGCTTGCTCAATTTTGCCATGATGGTGGCTTGCAATATTCTCTTTATTGTCGTTTTCCAATGGGGAGCTACTGGGCAACTATTAAGTTACTTAATAACCGGCTTTACTTTTGGCCTTTATGCCTTGATTAGTTTATATCAGCGGGGTATCATCCGCTTTAACTTCCAATGGAACTACCTGAAAGAGGCGCTTTCCTATTCGATTCCGCTCCTGCCGCACTTGATGTCTACCCAAATTGCTGATTTTGTCTCACGACTATTTCTTAATAACCAGGTGTCGACCGCCAGTGCGGGACTCTATACGACGGCCTCGCAATTTATGTTAATTATCGATACTATGCAATATAGTGTCAATTCAGCCTATGTGCCGTGGTTCTATAGCTTGATGGATTTGGGTGGTCAGCACAAGAAAAAAGCCATTCAATTTGCAGATGTTCTGAGTCGGATTTATTTAATCATTAGTTTGGGAATGTCCTTATTTATTAAGGAGGTTATCCAAATTTTTATTGCCGATGGCTATTTACTGGCTTGGACTTTGGTGCCTATCATCCTGGTGGCTTATCAAATTCGCTCAGTCTACCTCTTCTACGTCAATACGCTCTTCTATAATACCAAGGCTACCCGGTATATTTTCATTGCTACCCTGTCAGGGAGTTTACTGAGTGTCTTTTTAACCGCAACACTGACCCAGTACCTAGGACTCTTAACCCCAGCCATCGTGCTTTTAATCCAATGGACCGTGATCGCAATCATTATTTATGTCCTTTCTAGAAAAATTGAACCGGTCAATTTCAAAATCAAAAAGATGTTGCTTTATATTGCTATATTAGTTCTGGTAAGCGGAGTGGGCTTGTTTTATGATATTGCCCACCCAACTGGACCACTGATTTGGCAAAATCTTCTCTATAAGATCGTTCTCTACCTAGTGACTACTATCGTACTCGTCTATAGAGAAATTCCTACCATAAAGGCCTTGTTCACTGATTTTATTGGCAAAAAATTAAATTCAGGAGATTAG
- a CDS encoding polysaccharide deacetylase family protein — protein sequence MNKKALFITSILTVLLLGLAGILYYNHHITVAKVEKEVNEIYFNNKHDYINPNYSLEDLEKVKYDSRHIYGDHAKELQELIDRAIDKRKAIQFLNDSVLDDKPIIEGNQVNKDWVIEDGVSAEEVDKKKDRFNFDYSDKLVEDLKANYGLLQQVAQSNETIENKIDHLPEKFMIESLDKDLDAFNQVAKEISNYIDHTNKEGQADLFKKRLMDYALSVKEQTANQDGYSKSLEKLLKQDELASVLTGSPVDYRPLVAITFDDGPDDNVENAMDICEQYGIKATFFLQGNNTEKKPELAREIVKRGHHVANHSYDHPDFAKLTDKQILDQINRTQDIIKQATGVTPTLFRTPYGQDRARTTQLVAPLKPCYWNTTSRDWQLTDPDDIYDMIMKNMQHHSVILQHSRYTATTDALKKVIPELKKRGYVFVFPEQIPDIKTWNHN from the coding sequence ATGAACAAAAAAGCTTTATTTATAACCAGTATTTTAACGGTTTTGCTTTTAGGCTTGGCTGGAATTTTATACTATAACCACCATATTACGGTGGCCAAAGTTGAAAAAGAAGTTAATGAAATTTATTTTAATAATAAGCATGACTATATCAATCCGAATTATTCTTTGGAGGATTTAGAGAAGGTTAAATATGATAGTCGCCACATCTATGGTGACCATGCTAAGGAATTACAAGAGCTCATTGATCGGGCGATTGACAAGCGGAAGGCCATTCAATTCCTGAATGACTCTGTTCTTGATGATAAGCCGATTATTGAAGGCAACCAGGTCAACAAGGATTGGGTCATTGAAGATGGAGTTTCTGCTGAAGAGGTTGATAAGAAAAAAGATCGCTTTAATTTCGACTACTCAGACAAGTTAGTGGAAGATTTAAAAGCTAATTATGGACTTTTACAGCAGGTGGCCCAATCGAATGAGACGATTGAAAATAAAATTGATCATTTGCCAGAGAAGTTCATGATTGAAAGCTTAGATAAAGACCTTGATGCTTTTAACCAGGTTGCTAAGGAAATATCCAATTATATTGATCATACCAATAAGGAAGGTCAAGCTGACCTCTTTAAAAAGCGCTTAATGGACTATGCTTTATCAGTAAAAGAACAGACGGCTAACCAGGATGGCTATAGCAAGTCCCTAGAAAAATTACTTAAGCAGGATGAATTAGCCAGTGTGCTGACAGGGTCGCCAGTGGATTATCGGCCTTTAGTGGCTATTACCTTCGATGATGGTCCTGATGATAATGTCGAAAATGCCATGGATATCTGTGAACAATACGGCATCAAGGCAACCTTCTTCTTACAAGGAAATAATACCGAAAAGAAACCAGAATTAGCCCGCGAGATCGTTAAACGTGGCCACCATGTGGCAAACCACTCTTATGATCACCCTGATTTTGCTAAATTAACAGATAAGCAAATTTTAGACCAAATTAATCGTACCCAAGATATCATTAAACAAGCAACGGGAGTAACGCCGACATTATTTAGAACGCCCTATGGCCAAGATCGAGCGCGGACGACTCAATTAGTTGCCCCCTTAAAACCTTGTTATTGGAATACCACGTCCAGAGACTGGCAATTAACGGACCCCGATGATATCTATGATATGATCATGAAAAATATGCAACACCATTCTGTTATTTTACAGCATTCTAGGTATACGGCGACAACCGATGCCTTGAAGAAAGTGATTCCGGAACTGAAGAAGCGGGGCTATGTTTTTGTCTTTCCTGAGCAAATCCCTGACATCAAAACTTGGAATCATAACTAA
- a CDS encoding metal ABC transporter solute-binding protein, Zn/Mn family translates to MKKMIKKIGFCLSLLTLLVSFGCSQGKEEAEKTSKDKLTVMTSFYPMQLLTQAVVGDLADVQVMISGQQEAHHFEPSAKDMARLQEADVFVYNSDDMEAWVESSLNSIDTDRVKVVESADNIEPISGAVETIEGEVLTAEDDHDHDHDHEGDHDHEEGDLHVHEYDPHTWLSPKNAMIQTQAICDTMKEVDPDRAELYQKNTDAFLEKLEALDHDYQTAFSNHPDQSFVTAHAAFGYLADEYNLKQIALTGVSDNAEPSPQAMAAVIDYIKENNLPVIYFQENTSSKLADTLAAETGVKVSSLNALESATSDRPISGDTYIDLMRENLDHLKLTIN, encoded by the coding sequence ATGAAAAAGATGATTAAAAAGATAGGCTTTTGCCTAAGTCTGCTGACTTTATTGGTCAGTTTTGGCTGTAGCCAAGGCAAAGAAGAAGCAGAAAAAACCAGTAAGGACAAGCTCACTGTGATGACGAGTTTTTATCCCATGCAGCTATTAACCCAAGCGGTGGTCGGGGACTTAGCTGATGTGCAGGTGATGATATCGGGACAGCAAGAGGCCCATCACTTTGAACCCAGTGCCAAGGATATGGCCCGCTTACAAGAGGCGGATGTCTTTGTTTATAATAGCGATGATATGGAAGCCTGGGTAGAGAGTAGTTTAAATAGCATTGATACCGACCGGGTAAAAGTAGTCGAGTCCGCTGACAATATTGAACCCATTTCCGGAGCGGTAGAGACGATTGAGGGCGAGGTTCTGACGGCTGAAGATGACCACGATCATGATCATGACCATGAAGGCGACCATGATCATGAAGAAGGCGACCTCCATGTCCATGAATATGATCCCCATACTTGGCTCAGTCCTAAAAACGCCATGATTCAGACCCAAGCTATTTGTGACACTATGAAAGAAGTTGACCCTGACCGGGCTGAACTTTACCAAAAGAATACCGATGCCTTCTTGGAAAAGTTGGAAGCACTTGACCATGACTATCAAACTGCCTTTTCTAATCATCCCGACCAATCCTTCGTGACTGCCCATGCAGCTTTTGGGTATTTGGCTGATGAATATAATTTGAAACAAATTGCCCTAACGGGAGTGAGTGATAACGCAGAACCTTCGCCCCAAGCCATGGCAGCGGTGATTGATTATATTAAAGAAAATAATCTTCCCGTAATTTATTTCCAAGAAAATACTTCTTCCAAGCTGGCGGATACTTTGGCGGCAGAAACTGGGGTTAAGGTATCTAGTCTCAATGCCCTAGAATCAGCGACTTCTGACCGGCCAATTTCAGGAGATACCTACATTGATTTGATGCGGGAGAATCTCGACCATTTAAAATTAACCATTAATTAG
- a CDS encoding metal ABC transporter ATP-binding protein, whose amino-acid sequence MHYIQVEDLRFSYDSEPVLNNISFTVDPGEFVILTGENGAAKSTLLKNILGLLQPDKGKVTISKNNIYGNKLQIGYVPQMVASFNAGFPSTVYEFVLSGRYQQDRWFKRLTDEDHEHVKRALNSVGMWEQAQEKVGELSGGQKQRIVLARVFATDPDLFVLDEPTTGMDKASREEFYTLLKHNTRRHGKAILMVTHEDIHLQDYFDKHIHLTREEGSPWRCFSMTSWSEPSSPAEP is encoded by the coding sequence ATGCATTATATCCAAGTAGAAGACTTGCGCTTTTCTTATGATAGTGAGCCTGTCCTCAATAATATCAGCTTTACCGTTGATCCCGGTGAATTTGTGATTTTGACCGGGGAGAATGGGGCTGCCAAGTCAACCCTGTTAAAAAATATCCTGGGTCTATTACAACCTGACAAGGGAAAAGTGACGATTAGTAAAAACAATATTTATGGTAATAAATTACAAATTGGCTATGTGCCCCAGATGGTGGCTAGCTTCAATGCGGGCTTTCCCAGCACGGTCTATGAGTTTGTTCTCTCAGGCCGTTACCAACAGGATCGCTGGTTTAAACGTTTGACCGATGAAGACCATGAGCATGTTAAGCGGGCCCTTAATTCAGTCGGCATGTGGGAACAAGCCCAAGAAAAAGTGGGGGAATTATCCGGCGGGCAGAAGCAAAGGATTGTCTTGGCCCGGGTTTTTGCTACCGATCCTGACCTATTTGTCCTCGATGAACCAACGACAGGTATGGATAAGGCCTCTCGGGAAGAGTTTTACACCTTATTGAAACACAATACCCGCCGCCATGGTAAAGCCATCCTTATGGTGACCCATGAAGATATCCACCTGCAAGATTATTTCGATAAACACATTCATTTGACTAGAGAGGAGGGGTCCCCATGGCGCTGTTTCAGTATGACTTCATGGTCCGAGCCTTCATCGCCTGCGGAGCCATAG
- a CDS encoding polysialyltransferase family glycosyltransferase: MKHAIVAWTPLHIINSLNIWKNCLSGEELTLFIYNEFANADLLIDISRKLGQGLEVVKINHQNLGGKLAKISRLYWNKNLIPLDDFDHIYLPGDNYFGRLLYSSLAAKGHDFHLHYYEDGMGIYLGAKPIEIKNANDALQKKLNKHSIFHGQWENCYTYQPDLVQWHDFSGDLIKIPVLDQSNPAFSLVKAIFSQAYNEEISQVAEGSLIYFDQPFKKDGAQIDELALFNHLKAICDSLNIRIYVKLHPRSEENKYGQVNYLQTTMPWEIFLLFVDHSDLTLAAMNSTAVFSPYLLYQQRMPIIMLAGLVDHAIGEKVDEPTKMILTNSLSMAKNFKEIYGPLLQVPENSKQLEDLLYEIKIKGDQ; this comes from the coding sequence ATGAAACATGCAATTGTTGCTTGGACACCGCTTCATATTATCAATAGCCTTAATATCTGGAAGAATTGCTTATCTGGGGAAGAGCTGACCCTCTTTATCTATAACGAATTCGCTAACGCTGATTTATTAATTGATATAAGCAGGAAGCTAGGCCAGGGCTTAGAAGTGGTTAAAATCAACCATCAGAACTTAGGCGGAAAATTGGCGAAAATTTCTCGTCTTTATTGGAATAAGAACTTGATCCCTCTAGATGATTTTGACCATATTTATTTACCGGGGGATAATTATTTTGGCCGCCTTCTTTATAGCAGCCTCGCTGCTAAAGGTCATGATTTTCACTTGCACTATTATGAAGACGGTATGGGGATTTATCTGGGCGCCAAACCCATAGAAATCAAAAATGCCAATGATGCCTTGCAAAAGAAATTGAATAAGCATTCCATTTTTCACGGTCAATGGGAAAATTGTTATACCTACCAACCAGACTTGGTTCAGTGGCATGATTTCTCAGGAGACTTGATAAAAATTCCTGTTCTTGACCAAAGTAATCCCGCCTTTTCCTTGGTCAAGGCAATTTTTTCTCAAGCCTATAATGAGGAAATAAGTCAAGTCGCCGAGGGGAGTTTAATTTATTTTGACCAGCCCTTCAAAAAAGATGGGGCACAAATCGATGAATTGGCCTTGTTTAACCACTTAAAAGCAATATGTGATTCCTTAAATATTAGGATCTACGTGAAGTTACACCCTCGCTCGGAAGAAAATAAATATGGGCAGGTGAATTATTTACAAACTACCATGCCCTGGGAAATCTTTCTCTTGTTTGTAGACCATTCCGACCTGACTTTAGCAGCAATGAATTCAACTGCGGTATTTTCCCCTTACTTACTCTATCAACAAAGGATGCCGATTATTATGTTGGCCGGCCTGGTTGATCATGCGATTGGGGAAAAGGTGGATGAGCCGACTAAAATGATTTTAACCAACAGCTTGTCCATGGCTAAAAATTTCAAGGAAATTTATGGACCTTTGTTACAGGTGCCTGAAAACAGCAAGCAGTTAGAAGACTTATTATATGAGATTAAAATTAAAGGAGATCAATAG
- a CDS encoding metal ABC transporter permease has protein sequence MALFQYDFMVRAFIACGAIACFAPVLGLLLILRKQSLMSDTLAHVSLAGVALGFLLGVEPIYTTILVVVIAAMALEYLRRVYKNYSDISIAMLMSGGMALALLLMSRVESASSIEAYLFGSIVTISSVQVRLLIALAVIVLIAYFVFKRVLYVEAFDESIAYTSGLPTRLISMVLSIVTGVAISIMMPIAGTLLVSSILIMPAAIAMRLMKSFDSVIILAIIIALAGMFSGLLISYGLDTPPGATIAFIFVCLFALESILLRLVKK, from the coding sequence ATGGCGCTGTTTCAGTATGACTTCATGGTCCGAGCCTTCATCGCCTGCGGAGCCATAGCCTGTTTCGCTCCGGTATTGGGGCTATTGCTGATTTTGAGAAAGCAGTCCCTAATGTCGGATACCCTGGCCCATGTTTCCTTGGCCGGGGTGGCTTTAGGCTTCTTATTAGGGGTTGAGCCGATCTATACCACCATCTTAGTGGTCGTTATTGCGGCTATGGCCTTAGAATACCTACGCCGGGTTTACAAAAACTATTCGGATATTTCTATTGCTATGTTAATGTCGGGTGGTATGGCCCTGGCCTTACTATTAATGTCCCGGGTCGAATCAGCCAGCAGCATTGAGGCCTACTTATTCGGGTCGATTGTTACCATATCGTCGGTTCAAGTCCGCTTATTAATTGCCTTAGCAGTCATTGTCCTTATTGCTTATTTTGTCTTTAAGCGGGTCCTTTATGTGGAAGCCTTTGATGAGAGCATTGCCTATACTTCGGGCTTACCGACTCGTTTAATTTCCATGGTGCTTTCCATCGTGACCGGGGTAGCTATTTCCATCATGATGCCGATTGCTGGGACCTTGTTGGTGTCTTCCATCCTGATCATGCCAGCGGCTATTGCTATGCGCTTGATGAAGAGTTTTGATAGTGTGATTATCTTAGCTATTATCATTGCCTTAGCCGGGATGTTTTCGGGTCTACTGATTTCCTATGGCTTAGACACCCCTCCAGGAGCGACCATTGCCTTTATCTTTGTCTGCCTTTTTGCCTTGGAAAGTATCCTCTTACGCTTGGTTAAAAAATAG
- a CDS encoding O-antigen ligase family protein has protein sequence MKEYANKIFSIINNVHLFKIITLIINLIYAVPSSFDIENVPMKIVFVWGIYLLAKDFLTRRIMFKQKFWPFLFAFLISFAISVLLNLTYQFPDSAINWFYVAQTFFLIYAFNPSEDYQTSKNWMARFNDIFIGIVCFLGFVSLLLFAFHIRYWVLDGTGINWMRQGFTENRLFGLYTSPNMGSIIGVLSVVASLMNNILKRSSWKSFQPFYVFNAIIQYLYFVLASSRGTTLTLLTAGLVITCYAIYRLFVRHQANFKSLGKLILGAGLGLFLFVAVEHQAESILAYIPATTQTAARLVTGEISWSDLRHGESKTGGNKSTVIAPVSIQHDEGDAEVSAGRFTIWQAGIKAAAQNFLFGLSDIDLYRNIKDQEATAQVDMTKLTTLDRSEIKRARGNMHNTYIAVFTKAGFVGLIIIAAFALFYLIYHVGYLLTARVDFSDANNQLYALILVTIIALLAEDMVENHILLANRDTIGLIFWTYAGFLNVHRSQLQAKKAKQSTKI, from the coding sequence ATGAAAGAATATGCTAATAAAATCTTTTCAATAATTAATAATGTTCATTTATTTAAAATAATTACTTTGATTATTAATCTTATATATGCAGTTCCTAGCAGTTTTGATATCGAGAACGTTCCCATGAAGATTGTTTTTGTCTGGGGGATTTACTTATTGGCTAAGGACTTTTTGACCAGGCGAATAATGTTTAAGCAAAAGTTTTGGCCTTTTTTATTTGCCTTTTTAATCTCTTTTGCGATTTCGGTCCTCTTGAATTTAACCTATCAATTTCCCGATTCAGCGATTAACTGGTTCTATGTGGCCCAAACTTTCTTCCTGATCTATGCCTTTAATCCTAGTGAAGATTACCAAACAAGTAAAAATTGGATGGCAAGATTTAACGACATCTTTATCGGTATCGTTTGCTTTTTGGGTTTTGTTTCCCTATTGCTCTTTGCCTTTCATATTCGCTACTGGGTTTTAGATGGCACTGGGATTAATTGGATGCGGCAAGGTTTCACTGAAAATCGCTTATTTGGCCTTTACACCAGTCCTAACATGGGGTCGATTATTGGTGTGTTAAGTGTTGTAGCTAGTTTAATGAATAATATCTTGAAACGATCAAGTTGGAAGAGTTTCCAGCCTTTCTATGTTTTTAACGCCATTATTCAATATTTATATTTTGTTCTAGCCAGTTCGCGAGGAACCACCTTGACCCTGTTGACTGCTGGCTTAGTCATCACCTGCTATGCCATTTATCGTCTCTTTGTTAGACACCAAGCCAACTTTAAAAGCCTTGGCAAGCTTATCCTAGGAGCAGGGCTGGGGCTCTTTCTGTTTGTCGCTGTGGAACATCAAGCGGAAAGCATTTTAGCTTATATTCCAGCAACGACCCAAACAGCTGCCCGCTTAGTTACTGGGGAAATCAGTTGGAGTGATTTGAGACATGGTGAGAGCAAGACTGGAGGAAATAAAAGTACGGTTATCGCTCCCGTAAGTATCCAGCATGATGAAGGGGACGCTGAAGTTTCAGCAGGACGTTTTACCATTTGGCAAGCCGGGATTAAGGCGGCGGCACAAAATTTCTTGTTCGGTTTAAGTGATATTGACTTATACCGCAATATTAAAGACCAAGAAGCTACCGCCCAGGTGGATATGACCAAGCTTACCACCTTGGATAGAAGCGAGATCAAACGTGCTAGAGGAAACATGCATAATACCTATATTGCAGTCTTTACTAAGGCTGGTTTTGTCGGCTTAATTATTATTGCAGCCTTTGCGCTATTCTATTTAATTTATCATGTAGGCTATCTCTTGACAGCAAGGGTTGATTTCAGTGATGCCAACAATCAATTATATGCCTTAATCTTAGTTACCATTATCGCCTTGCTGGCTGAAGATATGGTGGAAAATCATATCTTGTTAGCCAACCGCGATACCATTGGCTTAATTTTTTGGACCTATGCCGGGTTCCTTAATGTCCACCGTTCCCAATTACAAGCAAAAAAAGCCAAGCAATCAACAAAGATCTAA
- the purR gene encoding pur operon repressor, with translation MKMKRSHRLVDMTHYLLNNPYRTISLPFFVDRYQAAKSSISEDVGIIAEQFKLSNIGIVETIAGASGGVIFRPKVEKDKAMEYMNQLTAKLTDKQRILPGGYFYFSDVLGNPYDLRHIGNIIASAYYGQSIDVIMTMATKGISMAQAVANFLNVPFVIVQREAQLTEGSTVSVTYVTGNDEVKKMALTKNNLSADQNILIVDDFMNGGGTMNGMLSLVEEFDCHTIGAVVFGEADNQKNYIDYPYKSLIKVKKTADNLDVAGIELGSLFD, from the coding sequence ATGAAAATGAAGCGTAGTCATCGTTTAGTCGATATGACCCATTATTTGTTGAATAACCCTTATCGAACGATTTCCTTACCCTTCTTTGTTGACCGCTATCAAGCAGCCAAGTCATCCATTTCTGAAGATGTCGGCATTATTGCTGAACAATTTAAGTTATCTAATATTGGTATTGTTGAAACTATTGCTGGAGCCAGTGGTGGTGTTATTTTCCGCCCTAAAGTGGAAAAAGACAAGGCCATGGAGTATATGAATCAATTAACCGCTAAGTTGACTGATAAGCAACGTATTCTACCGGGCGGTTATTTCTATTTTTCTGACGTTTTAGGCAATCCCTATGATTTACGTCATATTGGTAACATCATCGCTTCCGCTTATTACGGACAGTCGATCGATGTGATCATGACCATGGCAACCAAGGGGATTTCCATGGCCCAAGCAGTCGCCAATTTTTTGAATGTTCCCTTTGTCATCGTTCAACGGGAAGCCCAATTAACAGAAGGGTCTACTGTTTCAGTGACCTATGTGACGGGGAATGACGAAGTGAAAAAAATGGCCTTGACCAAAAATAATCTCTCGGCCGACCAAAATATTTTAATTGTCGATGACTTTATGAATGGGGGCGGCACCATGAATGGGATGCTCAGTTTAGTTGAAGAATTTGACTGCCATACCATCGGAGCGGTGGTCTTTGGGGAAGCGGATAATCAAAAAAACTATATCGATTATCCCTATAAGTCCCTCATCAAGGTTAAAAAGACGGCTGATAATTTAGATGTAGCGGGGATTGAATTAGGGTCCTTGTTTGACTAG